The nucleotide window TCCTGATCGCCACGCAGCGGCCGGTGGGTTTGAGCGCGCGCAACCTGCTCGAAGGCCGCGTCGTCTCGATCCAGGCGCTCGGCGAGGCCGCCGCCATGGTCGAGATCGACTGCAACGGCGCCGTGCTCGCCGCCCGCCTGACCCGCGCCTCGGTCGACGACCTCGCCCTGGTGCCCGGCCGGGCCGTCTACGCCGTGGTGAAAAGCGTGGCCTTCGATCCCCAGGGCGTCGGAACGGTTCAGCCGGACGCGGTGGAGATCTGACCGCGCATCGACGGAACCGTTAAAAATCGACTCCTCGCCGTAGCGATGTCTTCAGCATCCCCGTGGGCAATGGTGGGGAACGGGGACATCTTAAGGACCGATTCACCGACGGCGTCGTTTCTGGTTGCATGCCACGACCAGATGAGGAGCGGCGTAACATGGCGATCTCACCACTCGGCGCCCTCCCACCGGTGCGCACCTCTCTGCCCGTCCAGAGCGCGATCCAGCCGATTCAACCCGTCACCGCGCCGGCGCCCCTGGCCCCGGCGGTGAAGGTGGATATCCAGTCGGGCGACAGGCCTCTCGGAGGACGCGTCGCCAAGGCGGCGAACGAGGACAAGGCCGTCGAGCAGAACACCCAGCGGATACGGATCGATCAGGACACCAAGGCGGTGGTCTATCAGGTCGTCGACCCGAATTCGGGAGACGTAGTGGTCCAGTTGCCGGATGCCGTCGTGCTGAAGGCGCGTGCTTACGCCCAGGCCGCCGCCGCGAAGGCCGAGAAACCGGAGCAGCCTTTCGAGAAGACCGCCTGAAGCGACTTCTGACGGACCGAAAGCGAACGAAACAAGGGCCGAAGCGGTGCGCTTCGGCCCTTGTTTCGTGTCTGGCGGATCTTCTGACTCAGCGGAGAAGCTGGAGCACGCCCTGCTGGGCCTGGTTCGCGAGCGAGAGGGCCGAGATACCGAGCGACTGGCGGGTGGTCAGAGCCTGTGAGTTCGCGGCTTCCTCGTTGAGATCGGCGTCGGTGAGGTTCGCCGAGCCGGTATCCAGCACGTTGATGATGTTCTTCGTGAAGTCCTGGCGGTTCTGGACGACCGACAGGTTCGAGCCGAAGGTCGAGGCCTGGGAGCGAAGCGTGTCGGTTGCCGAACCCAGTTCCTTCGCCGTCGCCTTGATGTCGGCATCGAGGAGGAAGTTGCCGCGATTGGTCTGATTGGCCGCAGCGGCCGTGGCGGAGGTGCTGTTCAGCGAGGTCAGGTCGAGGCCGCTCGAGGTGGCGTCGACGCCCTGGACACTGAGGTTGGACGTGTCCTTCTCGTTGAACTGGATGTTCAGCTTGTTCGAGTCGTCGGCGCTGCTGAGCAGGTTGACGCCGTTGAAGCTGGCATCGCGTGCGAGCTGGTCGATCTGGGTCAGCAGGGCGTTGTACTGCTCCGAGAGGGCCTTGCGGCTCGATACGCCGATCACGGCCAGGTCGGCGCTTTGCTTCACGTTCTTGTCGAGGCCGGTTCCGTAATAGTCGGTGCCGGCGCTATCCGCGGTACCGGCCGAGAAGCCCAGAGCGGTCTGGTCGGTGGAGGCCTGGAATTCGATGTCGGAGGCCGCGTTGAGCACCAGCTTGGTGCCGGTGGTGTCCTTCGAGAAGATCGACGAACCGGCAGCGGTGTTCAGGGTGGCGATGGCGGTGTCGATCGACGCGCTTGTCGCGATGGTGGCGGTCTTCTCGGCGCCGTTGACGTAGAACGTCACGGCCGTTGCTGCCGACGTCGAAGCGGCGAAAGCCGTCGAGGCGGTGCCGCTGGTGTTGAGCTGGGTCGCGAGCGCCTGAGAGGTCAGCGACTTGGCCTGGTCGACGAGCTTCTGGATCGAG belongs to Methylobacterium sp. 77 and includes:
- a CDS encoding flagellin, which gives rise to MATDVTLSAATRQNLLSLQDTSALTALTQNRLATGKKVSSALDNPVNFFTAQSLNSRSGDLGGLLDGISNGIQTIQAANQGITSIQKLVDQAKSLTSQALATQLNTSGTASTAFAASTSAATAVTFYVNGAEKTATIATSASIDTAIATLNTAAGSSIFSKDTTGTKLVLNAASDIEFQASTDQTALGFSAGTADSAGTDYYGTGLDKNVKQSADLAVIGVSSRKALSEQYNALLTQIDQLARDASFNGVNLLSSADDSNKLNIQFNEKDTSNLSVQGVDATSSGLDLTSLNSTSATAAAANQTNRGNFLLDADIKATAKELGSATDTLRSQASTFGSNLSVVQNRQDFTKNIINVLDTGSANLTDADLNEEAANSQALTTRQSLGISALSLANQAQQGVLQLLR